The genomic stretch ATCCAACCCTCTTTCAGTCAGAAGAGGAAATAAGGCCCAAAGAATGTAAATGTCCAGCCCCCAGAGTTAGTTCCCAACGGTCATCTTCTGAGCCCATATCTGCTTCTAAATAGTCGTTTTCTCACAGCATTCCTTCTCTACCAAGATTTGAATAAATGCCTAGTAATGGAGCAATACTCCCGTTTTACCAAGGCAGGCACTAGTACTGCTTTCGAGACAAATcactttttatttgcatttcccattAAGTTATACAAAGGCCTCATGGTAGTAACTCTGCATGCTGATGCCATTTcttttacaaagaagaaactgtGGTTCACGcaagttaagtaatttgttcaTAGGCTTGGGGACAGACAGGCTCTTCATTTCCTAGGTGTGTGATTTTGGTCAAGATACGTGACTCTCTGTATCTCAGTTTAAAGATTAATAATATGGAATAACATCTAAAGTCCCAGGGTTGATGGAGGAATTATACTTAGCGAAACACCTGATTGTAGTTATATAATATTATCAATACATGCTTGGCAAACACAGGACTAGAACTCAACCTGCGTAACAGATCTTGCTTGGTCCTTTCGACAACACAATTTAGGGCATTTGAAGACAATCTAGGGTGAGGAAGAGGCGGGGATGTACCTGAATAGCCGAGTGCAGCCAGAACTACAAGCTACGCGTCGCCCAGAGCTCACGGTCACTCGGTGAAATCACTATTCCAGGGGAGCTTTTCGTCAGTCAccggggaggcagggagggacgTTCCGGAGTCCGAGCAGTTCCCGCCGCCACCTCTGACTCACAAAGCGCGCCCGCTTTTCCGCAGCGTCGCAGAAGGGCAGGGCCGACGCTACCTAGGCCGGCCGCCGCCCGCTGCGGGGTCTGGTTAAGGCCTCTCTAAGGCCCGCGGACGTGAGGCAGGTAACCAAACCCTCAGTAAGGAACCTCCAGCCCACCGCCGCCTCTGGGACTCAGCTCGCAGAGTAAGGACAAGCTCCGCCCCCGGCGCCGGAGAGCTTCCGGTGTTCCCCCACGTGACGCAGCAGCTGCGCGAGCGAACCTCACATATTATTGGTCGCTGCCGTCCgatgggcggggcggggcgcgacCTCAAGGAGCAGCCACCGCCGTCCGCTCGTGTCTCCGCCCCCTAGCTCCGCCATCTCCATGGTGACCGCTACCAGGTCACCAGTTTGACCTCAAACCCTGAGTTGCGTCATTGTCTCTGAGCCGGAAGCGGTCATTCCTGCGCAGGTGCACTGCGACAACGCCCAGCTGGGCCGGCGTCCTACAAGTTGGACCGGTCCCGGCCTGGGTCGGACGGCGGAAGTGACAGGCCTCTGCTCGCCCCAGTAACGATGGCGGTGTTTCACGACGAGGTGGAGATTGAGGACTTCCAATATGACGAGGACTCGGAGACGTACTTCTACCCTTGTCCGTGTGGAGATAACTTCTGCATCACCAAGGTAACTCGGGGACCCGCCCGGCGACTCCAAGGAGCAGGCGCGCTTTCGCTCTGCCGAGTTCCTGCCGCCGATCCACGCGGCTCATAGTTATCCACGCCCTTTTTTATCGGTTTCTGAATTCCGCCAAATTTGATACTCCGCGCTGTCGGCGGCACTTGGTTCTGGCCTTTAGTCGGGCcggagcggggaggggagggtgtggaTGGCGCCATCCTTCCCAACTTAAGCTTCCACTTCCTGGGGTACTCCTTTGGAGGAAGGTATGTGTTTTTGTCTTCCCGGGGGTTTTGAGGCGACTGAACCTTGACTCACTCTCCTGGGTGTTTATCCCAAGTGACGCTTCCAGGGAAGAGTGGGGCTGGCATTTCTCTTGGAAGATGCTTTTGGTCCTCACATGCCTTGTGGGGAGGCCAGCCTCAAAGGAGCTTGCCCACAGAGATGGGAGGGTTTGGGAGAAGGAGATCGCCAAGAGAAGACTATGCTGACCGTGCGGTGTTCGATTTTGTTATAGGAAGATTTGGAGAATGGGGAAGACGTGGCAACGTGCCCTAGCTGCTCTCTCATTATAAAAGTGATTTATGACAAAGTAAGgagtcaaattttaaaagttggggGGAGGGTTGCAGGCACCTAGAGTAGTCTGCCTGTGATAGGTAGGTGCAGAATGTTTTCTAATCTTGTGTCAGGTAaatgctgtgtttttaaaaacaaatttttaaaaccattaatAAGCAGCTGTatggtaaattaaaattttaaaagctcaaaTTGACTAACTCTTTTAGCTTTGGAGCAGGCA from Pseudorca crassidens isolate mPseCra1 chromosome 5, mPseCra1.hap1, whole genome shotgun sequence encodes the following:
- the DPH3 gene encoding diphthamide biosynthesis protein 3 isoform X1, whose protein sequence is MAVFHDEVEIEDFQYDEDSETYFYPCPCGDNFCITKEDLENGEDVATCPSCSLIIKVIYDKDQFMCGETVPTPSTNKELVKC
- the DPH3 gene encoding diphthamide biosynthesis protein 3 isoform X2; protein product: MAVFHDEVEIEDFQYDEDSETYFYPCPCGDNFCITKDQFMCGETVPTPSTNKELVKC